In Garra rufa chromosome 15, GarRuf1.0, whole genome shotgun sequence, a single genomic region encodes these proteins:
- the LOC141287226 gene encoding dematin-like, translated as MMMHKQSTRTSPGTVCSLRGGGVPGSPAVTIVAKMDNQVIGYKDLAAIPKDKAILDIERPDLMMYEPHFSYSPMERSLSPRSISPPPSPENSLSKDVYQRDWSEPKSSGSSSPASTQLSKSIAVSTKVLLHQQQHFHRPDNGTNIYKKPPIYKQDVSAAVPHGKHMEDLIIESSKFPAAQPPDPNQPSKIETDYWPCPPSLAVIEKERKKSVVCKVAEGDEGEEDDKYDENDLSEDMWRLRQMQKQELNKIQSNLGKLILKEEIESSAPVRRKTRSLPDRTHMHMASKSPSFPSYTKTGLTRLQSAEFSSSISDKGSQNAQSRRIDRGNSLPSMLEQKIYPYEMLIVTHRGRNKLPPGVDRTRLERHLSPEEFQNVFGMSIEEFDQLSLWKRNNLKKKVSLF; from the exons ATGATGATGCATAAG CAGTCGACCCGTACCTCCCCGGGCACTGTTTGTTCTCTGCGTGGAGGAGGTGTTCCTGGATCCCCAGCAGTCACTATAGTG GCCAAAATGGACAATCAAGTGATTGGGTATAAGGATCTAGCAGCTATACCTAAAGACAAGGCCATTCTGGACATAGAGAGGCCTGACCTGATGATGTATGAGCCCCACTTCAGCTATTCACCAATGGAG AGGTCATTATCTCCTCGTTCAATCTCCCCTCCTCCATCTCCAGAG AACAGTCTATCAAAGGATGTCTATCAGAGGGATTGGTCAGAGCCCAAGTCATCAGGCAGCTCGTCTCCGGCCTCCACACAGCTGAGTAAAAGCATCGCCGTCAGCACAAAAGTCCTCCTACACCAGCAACAGCACTTCCACAGGCCAG ACAATGGAACCAACATATACAAGAAGCCACCTATATATAAACAAG ATGTCTCAGCAGCCGTTCCACATGGTAAACACATGGAGGATTTAATCATCGAGTCCTCAAAGTTTCCCGCCGCACAGCCTCCAGACCCCAACCAGCCCTCTAAGATAGAGACAGACTACTGGCCCTGCCCACCCTCACTAGCTGTTATAG AGAAAGAACGGAAGAAGAGTGTGGTGTGCAAGGTGGCTGAGGGAGATGAGGGTGAGGAGGATGATAAATATGATGAAAATGATCTGTCTGAAGACATGTGGAGACTTCGGCAAATGCAGAAGCAAGAGCTCAACAAG ATTCAATCCAATCTAGGAAAATTGATACTAAAGGAGGAGATCGAGAGTTCGGCTCCAGTCCGACGGAAAACACGGTCTCTGCCCGACAGGACACACATGCATATGG CCTCCAAATCCCCCTCATTTCCTTCCTACACTAAGACTGGCCTGACTAGG CTCCAGTCTGCAGAGTTCTCCTCTTCAATCAGTGATAAAGGGAGTCAAA ATGCCCAAAGTAGAAGGATAGACAGAGGGAATTCTCTCCCTAGTATGCTGGAGCAAAAG ATTTACCCATATGAGATGCTCATTGTGACCCACAGAGGCAGAAACAAACTCCCTCCTGGTGTCGACAGGACAAGACTGGAG AGGCACCTGTCACCTGAGGAATTCCAGAATGTCTTTGGAATGTCCATTGAGGAATTCGACCAGCTCTCCCTTTGGAAGCGGAACAACCTGAAAAAGAAAGTCTCTCTCTTCTAG